From the Solanum lycopersicum chromosome 10, SLM_r2.1 genome, one window contains:
- the LOC101244623 gene encoding mitochondrial pyruvate carrier 1-like isoform X1, producing the protein MMKSVRAYLNSPMGPKTTHFWGPMANWGFVISGMMDTKKTPDAISGNMTAVLCIYSMLCMRFAWMVRPRNYMLLACHAANESVQLYQISRWLRYRNLQPKEKAAASD; encoded by the exons ATGATGAAATCCGTCCGAGCGTACTTGAATAGTCCAATGGGTCCTAAAACAACTCACTTTTGGGGTCCTATGGCCAATTGGGGATTTGTAATCTCT GGAATGATGGATACAAAAAAGACCCCAGACGCAATATCTGGCAACATGACTGCAG TGTTGTGTATATATTCGATGTTGTGTATGAGATTTGCATGGATGGTGAGGCCTCGAAATTATATGCTGCTAGCTTGCCATGCTGCTAATGAATCTGTACAACTCTACCAAATTTCCCGTTGGCTTCGCTATAG gAACCTCCAACCAAAGGAAAAGGCAGCGGCTTCTGATTAG